The following coding sequences are from one Diospyros lotus cultivar Yz01 chromosome 7, ASM1463336v1, whole genome shotgun sequence window:
- the LOC127807015 gene encoding uncharacterized protein LOC127807015, which translates to MGKTARENLNRILIEHLNTIHETFQVLDHAPDSSHEKVSWEEVIKMGDQVSKQATIAGMLWTGERPEVKELEENMAIYFNTLQGFLLLSHGSKVGAGPTLYSCMHSSVKRVVDSSFMLFKESVSLYGSHNKDQILSIPQLVGTVWEACSALKKSPSTNITAIGRAMTQVAVSMKDVLREIKELKPASMDEASEEPSLKKAESEPHDSDNSSGGELGNDLSPEDMKFAQLASGVVSDALVVIKELIRSITALLRQENQDKSNDFVNSLERLLKLCQEIGIQVDMLGACLYPPQEFPHMKAAAGKIWSNVQELQAEVDHLKGGSSETLSQACTRLRDSVAQIESELLVGMSHELVPKMEKLDMEG; encoded by the exons atgggaAAGACGGCGAGGGAGAATCTGAATCGGATTCTGATTGAACATCTGAACACCATCCATGAAACCTTTCAG GTGTTGGATCATGCCCCCGATTCATCTCATGAAAAAGTTAGCTGGGAAGAGGTTATTAAAATGGGTGATCAAGTTTCCAAGCAAGCCACTATAG CTGGAATGCTTTGGACTGGAGAAAGGCCAGAAGTTAAAGAACTTGAGGAGAACATGGCAATATACTTCAATACGCTACAGGGTTTCCTTCTGCTTTCCCATGGAAGCAAAGTAGGTGCAGGACCTACACTCTATTCCTGCATGCATTCATCTGTGAAGCGAGTAGTTGATAGCAGTTTCATGCTATTTAAAGAGTCCGTTTCTCTATACG GATCTCATAACAAAGACCAAATACTATCAATTCCTCAGCTGGTAGGCACAGTATGGGAAGCATGTTCTGCTCTTAAGAAGTCTCCGAGCACCAATATCACTGCAATAGGGCGAGCAATGACGCAAGTTGCAGTTTCCATGAAGGACGTTCTTCGTGAGATAAAGGAGCTCAAGCCAGCTTCAATGGATGAAGCTTCTGAAGAGCCTTCCTTGAAAAAGGCCGAAAGCGAGCCCCATGACAGTGATAATTCATCTGGAGGCGAGCTGGGCAATGACCTCTCACCTGAAGACATGAAATTTGCTCAACTAGCAAGCGGGGTCGTCTCTGATGCTCTGGTTGTTATAAAGGAACTCATCCGGTCCATCACTGCTTTGCTTAGGCAGGAAAACCAAGACAAGAGCAACGATTTTGTGAACTCCTTGGAGAGACTGTTGAAGCTCTGCCAAGAAATTGGAATACAAGTTGATATGCTCGGCGCATGTCTCTACCCGCCACAGGAATTTCCCCATATGAAGGCAGCTGCGGGGAAAATATGGAGCAATGTCCAAGAACTGCAGGCAGAGGTAGATCACCTAAAAGGAGGGTCTTCTGAAACGCTGTCTCAAGCATGTACTCGTTTAAGAGATTCGGTGGCTCAAATTGAATCAGAGCTTCTTGTTGGTATGAGCCATGAGTTGGTGCCCAAAATGGAGAAGCTAGACATGGAGGGATGA